One part of the Prochlorococcus marinus str. MIT 9313 genome encodes these proteins:
- a CDS encoding phytochelatin synthase family protein, with protein MVFNPAQRYKTAKHFIWIAIPRISLLSFAVIISPWSNPALAEKLVPITTSEGMVLLQRSKSVSDYGSLMEAFLTQSNLAYCGVASAVMVLNSLAIPAPPVDGFRNYHFWTQDNIFNSDSSQVVISPAKIRRQGMTLQELQNLLSHHGVSSKRLHGDILSLQAFRSLIKANLDDSSDRLIVNYDRKVIGQKGGGHFSPLAAYDAVTDKVLILDVARYRYPSVWVKTHDLWRAMRTLDGISGLQRGILAIE; from the coding sequence ATGGTCTTTAATCCTGCTCAAAGATACAAGACAGCTAAACATTTCATCTGGATTGCTATTCCTAGAATCAGCTTATTGAGTTTTGCTGTGATAATAAGCCCTTGGTCTAATCCTGCCCTAGCGGAAAAACTAGTTCCAATAACGACATCAGAAGGAATGGTCTTGTTGCAAAGAAGCAAGTCTGTATCAGATTACGGCTCGTTAATGGAAGCTTTTCTGACCCAATCAAACCTTGCCTATTGCGGGGTTGCCAGTGCCGTAATGGTTTTAAACAGCCTAGCAATTCCGGCACCTCCAGTAGATGGTTTCAGAAACTACCACTTCTGGACCCAAGACAATATCTTCAACTCGGATTCATCACAAGTAGTCATTAGCCCAGCCAAAATCAGGCGGCAAGGCATGACACTTCAAGAACTTCAAAACCTACTCAGTCATCATGGTGTTTCTTCTAAGCGTTTACACGGAGATATCCTTAGTCTGCAAGCGTTTAGATCACTTATAAAAGCTAATCTTGACGATTCAAGTGATCGCTTGATTGTCAATTATGACAGAAAAGTTATTGGCCAAAAAGGCGGTGGGCACTTCTCTCCACTAGCAGCTTATGACGCTGTTACTGACAAAGTTCTAATCCTAGATGTTGCCCGATATCGCTATCCTTCTGTATGGGTAAAAACACATGATCTATGGAGAGCAATGCGAACATTAGACGGCATATCAGGATTGCAGAGAGGGATACTCGCGATTGAATAG
- a CDS encoding DUF1651 domain-containing protein: MESPSVQLNGWLISPDGHFCYRFHRDANSWIRNPFVFVDQWSAQMDGTPSQMKQRLRLPLDQALELCGQMLLDGWQKLTTPCGEDPDPRFTEELAA; this comes from the coding sequence ATGGAAAGCCCTTCAGTGCAGCTCAATGGCTGGCTCATCAGCCCTGATGGTCATTTCTGCTATCGCTTCCACCGCGATGCCAACAGTTGGATCAGAAACCCCTTTGTTTTTGTTGATCAATGGAGTGCACAAATGGATGGAACTCCATCGCAGATGAAACAGCGCCTGAGACTTCCTTTGGATCAAGCCCTTGAACTATGTGGTCAGATGCTTCTTGATGGATGGCAAAAACTGACGACTCCATGCGGGGAAGACCCAGACCCTCGGTTCACAGAAGAGCTAGCCGCATGA
- a CDS encoding peroxiredoxin, protein MKRSELLRVITGAAVLSISQCLGRPSQALAMEGKLPALDAQAPDFELEAAAQEGALAEKLQRDAFLGSWLVLYFYPRDFTSGCTLEARGFQRDLSDFKAAGAAVVGVSADGTEEHVSFCSSEGLGYTLLSDPGGVVSERYGSWSSPFSQRHTFLIDPDGILRARWKDVSPSRHSQDVLRALKELQQS, encoded by the coding sequence GTGAAACGGTCTGAACTCTTGAGAGTCATAACAGGGGCGGCAGTGTTGAGTATCAGCCAATGTCTTGGGCGCCCAAGCCAAGCCTTGGCAATGGAGGGAAAGCTTCCTGCTCTAGACGCCCAAGCCCCAGACTTTGAGCTAGAGGCCGCTGCTCAAGAAGGTGCGCTGGCTGAGAAATTACAACGTGATGCCTTTCTAGGCAGTTGGCTGGTTCTTTACTTCTACCCTCGCGACTTCACCAGTGGCTGCACTCTGGAGGCGCGTGGATTCCAGCGAGATCTCTCAGACTTTAAAGCTGCAGGTGCGGCAGTGGTAGGAGTCAGCGCTGATGGCACCGAAGAGCACGTGAGCTTCTGTAGCAGCGAAGGCCTTGGATACACACTGTTGTCTGACCCAGGTGGAGTCGTAAGCGAAAGGTATGGATCATGGAGTTCACCATTCAGCCAACGTCACACATTTCTGATTGATCCCGATGGCATCCTTCGCGCTCGCTGGAAAGACGTAAGTCCATCTCGCCATAGTCAAGATGTGCTGCGAGCGTTGAAGGAACTTCAGCAGTCGTAA
- a CDS encoding trigger factor family protein, with protein MTKAGLKVKINALPDNHISIELEVPAARCKSSYDAALSRLGSAIRLPGFRPGKIPKQVIIQQIGIARIKAAALEKLIDMTWKEAIVQESIEPISEAQLKEELQTLVDRFSPDRSVTFTLEAEVAAANKQEEE; from the coding sequence ATGACGAAGGCGGGGTTGAAAGTCAAAATCAATGCGTTGCCAGACAACCACATCTCGATAGAGCTAGAGGTTCCAGCAGCTCGCTGCAAATCAAGTTATGACGCAGCCTTATCGCGCCTGGGTAGCGCGATAAGGCTGCCAGGTTTCCGTCCAGGAAAGATTCCTAAGCAAGTGATCATTCAGCAGATCGGTATCGCACGTATCAAAGCAGCGGCACTAGAGAAGCTGATCGATATGACATGGAAGGAAGCCATCGTTCAAGAATCAATCGAACCAATTTCTGAGGCGCAGCTCAAAGAAGAACTTCAAACTCTTGTGGATCGCTTCAGTCCTGATAGAAGTGTGACATTTACTCTTGAAGCAGAGGTGGCTGCAGCAAACAAACAGGAAGAAGAGTGA
- a CDS encoding DUF1543 domain-containing protein, with protein sequence MNLYLVVLGGRMRGGHVEMHDVRWVVGETIEATVPQLKSQWIGNPRGLHVDSYMRIRFVDGYRITMGSVDKVNANEANKLWFINLGGYKAGEMLEQHHLELVVAPSAQIAKGKARRRWFEPMEQIHKDDHAAIILIQGYSVVLEIDPQGRHDGMKPDWSGYWVIT encoded by the coding sequence ATGAATCTCTACCTTGTTGTTTTGGGTGGGAGGATGCGCGGAGGACACGTGGAGATGCACGATGTGCGCTGGGTGGTGGGTGAAACGATTGAAGCAACAGTGCCCCAGCTGAAATCACAATGGATTGGCAATCCTCGAGGGTTGCATGTGGACAGCTACATGCGCATCCGCTTCGTGGATGGTTACCGGATCACAATGGGTAGCGTCGACAAAGTCAATGCAAACGAAGCCAACAAGCTCTGGTTCATCAACCTGGGAGGTTATAAGGCTGGCGAAATGCTTGAACAGCATCATTTGGAACTTGTGGTGGCACCCTCGGCCCAGATTGCCAAGGGCAAGGCACGTCGCCGCTGGTTCGAGCCGATGGAACAGATCCACAAGGATGATCATGCCGCGATCATCCTGATACAGGGATATTCAGTCGTCCTGGAGATCGATCCTCAGGGGCGACATGACGGCATGAAACCCGACTGGAGTGGCTACTGGGTTATTACTTGA